From a single Fusobacterium pseudoperiodonticum genomic region:
- the rfaD gene encoding ADP-glyceromanno-heptose 6-epimerase: MIIVTGGAGMIGSAFVWKLNEMGIKDILIVDKLRTEDKWLNIRKREYYDWMDKDNLKEWLSHKENADKIEAVIHMGACSATTETDGDFLMDNNYAYTKFLWNFCAEKNIKYIYASSAATYGMGELGYNDDVTPEELQKLRPLNKYGYSKKFFDDWAFKQESQPKQWNGLKFFNVYGPQEYHKGRMASMVFHTYHQYKENGYVKLFKSYKEGFKDGEQLRDFVYVKDVVDIMYFMLINDVKSGIYNIGTGKARSFMDLSMATMKAASHNDNLDKNEVVKLIEMPEDLQGKYQYFTEAKINKLREIGYTKEMHSLEEGVKDYVQNYLAKEDSYL, from the coding sequence ATGATAATTGTTACAGGTGGAGCTGGAATGATAGGTAGTGCTTTTGTGTGGAAACTTAATGAAATGGGTATAAAAGACATACTAATAGTTGACAAATTAAGAACAGAAGACAAATGGTTAAATATCAGAAAAAGAGAATATTATGACTGGATGGATAAAGATAATTTAAAAGAATGGTTATCTCATAAAGAAAATGCAGATAAGATAGAAGCAGTTATTCATATGGGAGCTTGTTCAGCTACAACAGAAACAGATGGAGATTTTTTAATGGATAATAACTATGCCTATACAAAATTCTTATGGAATTTCTGTGCAGAAAAAAATATTAAATATATCTATGCATCTTCAGCTGCAACTTATGGTATGGGTGAACTTGGATACAATGATGATGTGACTCCAGAAGAATTGCAAAAATTAAGACCTTTAAATAAATATGGTTATTCAAAGAAATTTTTTGATGATTGGGCATTTAAACAAGAATCTCAACCTAAACAATGGAATGGGTTGAAATTTTTTAATGTCTATGGACCACAAGAATATCATAAAGGAAGAATGGCATCAATGGTGTTCCACACATACCATCAATATAAGGAAAATGGTTATGTAAAACTTTTTAAATCATACAAAGAAGGATTTAAAGATGGAGAACAATTAAGAGATTTCGTCTATGTAAAAGACGTTGTAGATATAATGTATTTTATGTTAATTAATGATGTTAAATCTGGAATATATAATATAGGTACAGGAAAAGCAAGAAGTTTTATGGATTTATCTATGGCAACAATGAAAGCAGCTTCTCACAATGATAATCTAGATAAGAATGAAGTTGTAAAATTAATTGAAATGCCTGAAGATTTACAAGGAAAATATCAATATTTTACAGAAGCAAAAATCAATAAATTAAGAGAAATAGGATATACAAAAGAAATGCATAGTCTTGAAGAAGGAGTTAAAGACTATGTTCAAAATTATTTAGCTAAAGAAGATTCTTATCTATAA
- a CDS encoding undecaprenyl-diphosphate phosphatase codes for MNALILVIILAIVEGITEFLPVSSTGHMILVNKLIGGEYLSPTFTNSFLIIIQLGAILSVVVYFWKDLTPFVGTKKKFVLRFRLWLKIVVGVLPAMVIGLFLDDIIDKYFMDNVTTIAITLIVYGIIFIVIEVIYKIKNVKARVRNFSNLKYSTAFLIGFFQCLAMIPGTSRSGATIIGALLLGLSRPLAAEFSFYLAIPTMFGATALKLLKNGLVFTEREWAYLALGSAIAFVVAYVVIKWFMDFIKKRSFASFGLYRIILGIIVLVLLR; via the coding sequence ATGAATGCGTTGATATTAGTTATTATTCTTGCAATAGTTGAGGGTATCACAGAATTTTTACCTGTCAGTAGTACAGGACATATGATATTGGTAAATAAACTGATAGGTGGAGAATATCTATCACCAACTTTTACCAATAGCTTTTTAATAATTATACAATTGGGAGCAATACTTTCGGTAGTAGTTTATTTCTGGAAAGATCTAACTCCTTTTGTTGGAACTAAAAAAAAATTTGTTCTAAGATTTAGATTGTGGCTTAAAATTGTAGTTGGAGTTTTACCAGCGATGGTTATAGGGCTATTTTTAGATGACATAATAGATAAATATTTTATGGATAATGTAACAACAATAGCTATAACTTTAATAGTTTATGGAATTATTTTTATAGTAATAGAAGTTATATATAAGATTAAAAATGTTAAAGCAAGAGTTAGAAATTTTAGTAATTTAAAATACAGTACAGCATTTTTGATAGGATTTTTCCAATGCCTAGCTATGATACCAGGTACATCAAGATCTGGAGCAACAATAATAGGAGCTTTACTTTTAGGTTTGTCAAGACCACTTGCAGCAGAATTTTCATTCTATTTAGCTATACCAACAATGTTTGGAGCAACAGCTTTAAAGTTACTAAAAAATGGTTTAGTTTTTACTGAAAGAGAATGGGCTTATTTAGCTCTAGGTTCAGCAATAGCCTTTGTGGTTGCCTATGTTGTTATAAAATGGTTTATGGATTTTATCAAAAAAAGAAGTTTTGCTTCTTTTGGACTATATAGAATCATATTAGGTATTATAGTTCTTGTGTTATTGAGATAA